One window of Phalacrocorax carbo chromosome 1, bPhaCar2.1, whole genome shotgun sequence genomic DNA carries:
- the SULT1C4 gene encoding sulfotransferase 1C4 yields the protein MEDLSLKQTVPRIEVGEVEGIPFTKTVCSTWDQVWKFKARPDDLLIATYTKAGTTWTQEIVDMIQQNGDVEKCRRATTYRRHPFLEWSIQEPSDASYSGVELAEAMPSPRTIKTHLPVQLVPPSIWEQNCKIIYVARNAKDNLVSYYHFHRMSKGLPDPGTWEEFIEKFMTGKVLWGSWYDHVKGWWKAKDKHRILYLFYEDMKENPKEEIQKILKFLETDVSQEVLNKILHNTSFEIMKENPMTNYTTEFQGIMDHSISPFMRKGVVGDWKNYFTVAQNEKFDEDYKKKMADTSLVFRTEL from the exons GTCTGAAACAGACAGTCCCCCGAATTGAGGTAGGGGAAGTGGAAGGTATTCCCTTCACGAAAACAGTATGCAGTACATGGGACCAAGTGTGGAAGTTCAAAGCCAGACCTGATGATCTGCTCATCGCAACCTATACAAAAGCAG GTACCACATGGACACAGGAGATAGTGGATATGATTCAACAAAATGGAGATGTTGAGAAGTGTAGACGTGCCACTACTTACAGACGCCATCCTTTCCTTGAGTGGTCTATCCAAGAGCCTTCAGATGCAAGTTACTCAG GTGTGGAGTTAGCAGAAGCTATGCCTTCTCCACGAACAATAAAAACTCACCTGCCTGTGCAGCTGGTGCCTCCCTCCATCTGGGAACAAAACTGTAAG ATAATCTATGTGGCCAGAAATGCAAAAGACAACCTGGTGTCATACTACCATTTCCACAGAATGAGTAAAGGACTGCCTGACCCAGGAACCTGGGAGGAGTTCATAGAGAAATTCATGACCGGAAAAG TGCTCTGGGGCTCCTGGTACGACCATGTAAAAGGATGGTGGAAAGCAAAAGATAAGCACCGTATTCTCTACCTCTTCTATGAAGATATGAAGGAG AATCCAAAGGAAGAAATTCAGAAGATTCTGAAGTTTCTGGAAACGGATGTGAGCCAGGAGGTTCTAAACAAGATACTCCATAACACCTCTTTTGAGATAATGAAGGAAAACCCCATGACAAACTACACTACTGAGTTTCAAGGAATAATGGATCACTCCATTTCCCCATTCATGAGAAAAG GGGTTGTCGGGGACTGGAAGAATTATTTCACTGTGGCACAGAATGAGAAATTTGATGAAGATTATAAGAAGAAAATGGCTGATACCTCTCTTGTTTTTCGCACGGAATTGTGA